The Chelonia mydas isolate rCheMyd1 chromosome 1, rCheMyd1.pri.v2, whole genome shotgun sequence nucleotide sequence ccaaccTCCTCCACCCCGCAACatggacttggcagtgaggctgcatccGACCCTGATTCAgggcaagggctgggcctgccccagaaatactCTGGGGCCCTGTCCCTCCATGCCAGACACACTAAAATAgcaagcaagagggacagagtcttGGACGTATACCCGGCCCTGGCCCctgatccaggtgtggggcagtcaggctcagcccagcaggatccaagtgtcgggtgagagggttctgtgtgaggcaatctgggtgcgggcagctcagtgaGGGATCTGGGTATGGAGAGGATCTGtatgcacaggggctcattggggAGTTCccggtgcagggggaatgggactttGCAGGGGGGTTCAGTTGAAGGTGTTTGGGGCTTGAGAGGGGGTTTGGCGGAGAGGCCTGGGTGTGGGAGGCTCATCAGGGGGGTCCAgttgctggggaagtggggcttggtggggtcgGGGTCtgagtgcagctggttggggctcagtagtgtggggatctgggtgtgggcggCTTGTTGGAGTGGTCCAGGTGCAGCGGGGATGGGGGTAGCGAGCTCAACAGGGATGGGTGTCTGGGTGTAGGGGTGTGGGCCCAGATGCAAGGGAGGGGTTCAGGTGCGGGGAGGATGTGGCTCGGCGGGagtgtctgggtgcaggggggctttGGTGTGGGGGTTCTCAGTGCAGGGTGAATGAGGCTTGGTTGGGAAGATCTGGGTATGGTGGGATCCGGATGCACAGGAGTTGGACAGACTGGGACGCAGCTCCCCGTACAGtgacccctctcccctgcagctgaggagcaacgGGGGCAGAAAGCGGTGGAGGGGGtgcggagcttcctgcagccagaggaAGTTTCTGGGGATAGGTCTGACCCACCACCAGACCCCACCCCAGTCCCAACCACTCCTTGCAGAGAAAAGAAAGTTCTgtcaccccctgctcccagtccagGCAGGGTAtcccctgctctgctctcccccccccccccccccccccccccccccccccgcgccccagtGGTGAATTACCTCTCCGGCAACTTCTCCAGGTACCTGAAATGACGTGCCTGCATTGCTGGGGAGAAGTGCATGACCGCTTTTGCGGCTTCCCTATGCTTCCacgtcagaagtcatttttctgtggggaagcaaagaaatctgcaggggccatgaattctgtgcatgcgcagttgtgtagaattcccccaggagtaagtatGTACAAGCAGGTGAAAGATCATTGCTACTTGGGTCAATAAGAACTACTCGCATGAGTAAAGGTTTGTAGACTTGGACCCCAACTCCCTGAGAGATGAAAAAAGGATTGTTTTTAGTTGTTGTCAGAATATACCCCTGCTGTTTCCACAAgctgttgtaataatctttgtacatgGTATGCCTTGTGTGGTATCATTtatcataatttgctgatcaataatgtcatggcaaaatGCAGGTAGCAGCGTTAGATGTGAAGTTATAAATGTAAGCTGAAATCGTGACTAAAAGAATGTTTTCCAGATcagtctggggagtggccaaaccagttccttAGAGACCAAGGGTgagctgatgcctcagccaggtgtcagcaAGGCTGGTGCATCATTACCTGCTAAGTGGCAGTTCACTGGCAGGAAAGGggactggcaaaaaaaaaaaaaaaatctacatcttagcaagaaacagcatggagttttTTCTCCACatcttgctcccagctggaaatgttttttcaagaggggaactgaaactataaaaacaGGGGCAAATGCACCAAGACACACACCCCCCGCGGctcattctctgcacctgaaaaGACACAGGAAGCAGCTGTTGGATTCTAGGGGGAGAGGTCCTGaatgctgaaagcatgtggtgagaaaactttgctttgaacctaatatagtttgttaaattaggcatcagtaagcattttatctttatttttcttgcaaccaTTTTTTACTTtgatgcctcattacttgtactcactcaaaagctatctctttgtagttaataaacttggtttacTGTTTTAtataatccagtgtgtttaaattggagTGTCTGGGtactctatttaaaataataaacaggtACATTCTTCCCTTTTGGAATAACAGACTTactatatttgtactgtccaggaaagggctgggagTACAGGATCTAAATTACGGGGAGAAGatctgggatggggatggggttggggtgcggggaatcaccctgcagcataaccaaggctggtaagagccactATGTGGCTGGTTGGGTGCAGTACACATAGACACAGCTGCGAGTGACTTGCATGCAGGAGGCtttttgtgagcagtccaggttggaggctCCAGGAAACCCCGGTTACAGGGCAGggctgacacagctactcattagtcagGATTGTGCCCCAGTATGTCACAGTTATAGATAATCCATGGTCAGGTAAATTGATATGGTTACAGACAGCTAGGATTTTTGTCTGATAATTTGTTCTTCATTCTTGTCTTTGTCAATGACGTTCATGGATATGTCCACTCCAGAGGATCTGGAATGGGTTCAGGTAGATTGTTTTAGATTATAGGACTGCTGCGGGTACCGTTCCTTGGGGTCTTTGGCCAGTGTTGGTGTGATTCTCTGATTATAAAGCTCTTCTACGTTAGAGTATTGTCCAAGTCCCAGCCAAGTTTTGGATTCCAATCCTTAGTTTGAGAGTTTTTGAATTCTTTTCTGGGACTGGGAGGAAAGGGGGTAAGCACCAAAATCCTTTGGCAGGTTTTAAGCATTCCAATCcctatatattttcctttttgtttgtaatAAGTAAATATCTCAGTTGGCTTTGCCTGGGAGCATGGATTTTTCTAAAATCAGAAATGTATTCTCACAATTGCAGAAGACTACATGCTTTAGAGTAtggttttaaagtgtgtgtgtgtaatatgtatatatacacacacatatgcgtgtgtgtgtgtatatgaacacatatacacacacactttaaataattttaatgttAATTACAAAATGTTACATATATACCCACTATATCAATATAAAATTAGTATGATGAAatgacagtttttttttaatgatcggTTTTTAGAAGTAGTGGGAAAAACCTGAACATGAATGGGTATCCTCAGTCATTTTAGAACACACAGTATATAAGTGTTTTTCAGTGGATCGTCCctattcatttaaatattatcttaatattttgcatttgtccagTACATTCCATTTGATCAGCATCCTGAGGTTTAATGAGTGTGATATTTGGAATCCTGCTCCTTCCACAGCAAGATCACATTGATAGAGGGGAGGCCCTTCGCTCCGCATCCATTGCTCAGGAACATTTAACTTTGTCCATTGCTTTAAGGGGGCAGCATGACAAAGTTTCAGAGCCCACTCTCTTTTATTGCCCTTGCTCCTTTCTGTCTATATCTGTTTATCAAACTTTCTATGTACAATGTTTATGGCACCCATGTCATATTGACTGAGCACATAATAGTATCTCCCTCACCCTGCAGTGTGTCCGCAAATACAAGGCACAGCTGTTGGATGAATGTCTCAGATGTGGCTATTCCTGAGGTAAGAGATGGGCGGGTGACACAGGAAAGTGAAGGGGAACAGGGTAGCTCAGAATTAACTTGTGGTTTCAAATACCATGAACAGCCAATCAGTCTTTATTAGACTGACTGAGACATTTCCCCATGTAGGAGAGACAGGAGTGTCATCGCTTTATGACATCCAAACTGCCTAGATTTCCACGTATTAATCTTCCTGCCTAGTTCTGAATGTTCCTCCTTTTGTATTTAGTGTGATAGGATATTGAGGGGGGACATGAAGAGGGAAGGGTCCTTTTGCATATCTAATGCTGAAATTCTCCCAAATGTCAGGGGTCAGCTATCTAAAGCTAAATGAATCCTGTACACAGTATAATAGCTCTCCAATGAAATGGATACATTACACAGAGGCCAAGCGGATTAGAGAAAGTTGGCAGTTTGGTGTGTGTGCGTCCTATTTTGTGTTAATGGGATTAAACATCAAAGACTAACTTCTAGCACCAAAACATTTAAAGGCATTGAGAGACACTTGGAGTTTCCTTTCTTACGCTTTTAATCTAAAGCATGTTTAGGCTGCCCTGAAGTAAATCTGCTTTTTCCCTTTAAGGTTTATAAAAGCATAAAGCACCTTAATGTAGTctggaatttttcttttcttgtgtaGAGGAATATCCTGTTACACGAAGAGCTGTGTTGCCCGCAGTATCCACACTGCTATGATTGTCATTTTGATTAGCAGCAGTATTTAATTTTAGAACCTCATTTGTTTCTAGTGAAGTGAAGTATTCCTGTGGTGCAGAGTTTTACTAAGAGAGAGAGATAGGGGCTGCtacatttttaattcttttctggGATTGGGAGGAAGGGAGTAAACACCAAAATCCTTTGGCAGGTTTTAAGCAGTCAAATCCCTATATCTTTTCCAGGAAGTACTGAAGCTTCTTGTTGGGAATTGGCTACTCTGGTCTCTGGCGTGATCGCAATGTTGTTGCGGAGGTCTGCTCTCTTTTAGCTTCCCATGGAGCTCTGGGTTTCACGTGGGAGCTCTCAATGTTTTCAGTGAAAATGGTTCAACTGTTGACCATCACAGCCACCCACATGTAAAACTCCCAAATGTTGAGAAAATGGCAGAAACCGCAATTCCCAAGAGTAATGTGACAAAAAGTCCAGATGGGAAAAAAAGTTCAGCTCCACTGTCACAGATGCCTCTGGACAGACCGTTCTATGCAGAGCTGACTGAATAAAATCTGTGTGGTCTGTTGGTTAAAACAGGGAGGCAGGAGTCCCAAGTTCCgttcctagctctgcccctgACTTGACGTGTGACCATTGTTACATGATTTCCTCTGGAATGGAGAGAGCTCCGTGAAGATTACCGCTGAGAGTGTGAATTAGTCAAGAGGAAAACTGATATGTATATTAAAAGGAGATGTTTTTGGTGGTAATGCGGCGCTCCTCTCTAACTTTTGTTCATTTGTTAGGTTAATACTATTGCATATTAATACAGAGATATTTATCTTAACCTGAGGGAGACGTGCATACGTTTCTGTGCGAATATACAATTTATTAAAAGCtctatctgtattttttttccccaaaggggTCTTGCACCTCAGAATAAACCAGAGTTGCAAAAGGTGATGGAGAAAAGGAAACGAGATCAAGTTATTAAACAACAAAAGGAAGAGGAAGCGCAAAAGAAGAAATCAGACCTGGAAATAGAGTTAATGAAACGACAGCAGAAGCTGGAGCAGGTGAGAAAGGCAATGACGTTAAGAATAGGCGGAGATGATCACTGGGCTAGAGATTAGAATGGACTGGGATTGATGGGGGAATTACAGGAGCCTTCTGTCTATGTAAGTATTTGTGTGTTCTCTGTGTGCAACTAAACAATccttaatggattttatcctcgcaacattcctgtgaggtagggaagtattatccccattgtacagatagaGAACTGAGACTCAGGATAGGTTAAGGCCTGCCTACCGTAGGAGGATTCATAGCTGTAGTACAGTATATAGACGCAGAACAGAAGTgattttgctggtatagtataTACCAGTAAAACAAGTAAAGTAGGCTATACCAGCATATACACTTTTATGCCAGTTTAATTTCATCTATGCTGGGGGTTTTGGTGGCATAGctatgctgcaaaaaaaaaaaaaaaaaatcccatccctagccaatatagctatgccagcaaaattttTAAGTGTACACCAAGCCTAAGCAGCTTGCTTAGGGAAGTGCATGACTGAgcctggaactgaacccagagtcctgattctcagcccagtgctctatccactagaccatccttcctacccCTCCCTTAACAAACGTTTGTTTTAAAGGCATGCAGTGTTATCGTGTATTCGCttttaacacagccaaatgcaaggtcacacatctaggaacaaagaatgtaggtcacatttATAAGATGGAGGAATGTCTCCTGGAAAGccgtgactctgaaaaggacttaggggtcatGGTAGAAAActagttgaacatgagctcccaatgcagtGATGTAACTAATGggattcttggatgtataaacaagagtatctcaagtaggagtaggagAGTGGCATTGCTTGTATATACATTGTAATATGACCAttactggaatcctgtgtccagttctcgtGCCCACACTTCAAAAtggaatgttgaaaaattggaaaggtttagaaaatagcTACAAGCGTGATTTGATATCTGGAAAATACGCCTTAAAGTGAGCTGCTCTCATtctatttacaggtttcagagtagcagccgttttagtctatatccacaaaaagaaaaggaggacttgtggcactttagggactaacaaatttatttgagcataagctttcgtgagctacagctcacttcatcggatgtagctcacgaaagcttatgctcaaataaatttgttagtctctaaggtgccacaagtcattCTATTTAGTTGATCCAagaaaaggttaagaggtgatttaatcatggtttacAAGTACCTATATGAGGAAGAGATTTCCGATAGTAGACGGCTCTTTAACCCAGCAAAAAAAGTCATAATGGATGccgaagctagacaaattcagactagcaaTAAGGTGCCAGTTTTTAACAATGAGTgtgattaacctttggaacaacaTATCTAGGGATGTAGTGGATTCATCATCCAttgcagtttttaaatgaggtttgACTCTCTTTTGGGGTGAAATTTCACTCTGATGCAAAGGGCCAGCCAAAGGTCTGTGTGTTCCTTAACGAGGTTTGTTGTTTGCATTAAGACAATCCAACACACACCAACGTGCCTTCAAACAACGAAATAACTTATtcaaaagcattatttttttaatttaaaaaatccatttaaataaaaaaatcagttaaaaattatcataattaaaatacaattaatCCTGCTAGTTGTCTAGCTAAATATTAATTACATTCCAAGCCCCACACAAAAAATTTAGAAATTAGAAATTTTGAGGGGTGAGagattctgttttttaaaatccttgcccCCATGAAGAGCCCAGTCTCAAAACAGTCACCACTTGGAAGCTCCCTAAAATGTCCTTGATTGgctcaagttcaaatctggaaaaATAAATCCTGTTGCAACAGGGAAAACACCCATAGCAAATAGTGTTGCGACTCTGCATGTGTGGCAGGAGTGAAGTGACATCAACTGACAAAATAGTTCATTGTGGAATGGAGCCATTCTTTATTATAATCAGATGAGTCCCTTGTCACAGAACCAGAAAAAGGAGAGCTTGTTTGAGTGGTATGTGGTCCCCGTTAATCATCAGGAAGACCCTAATATATTCAAATGAACAGTTCCTCTCAGGACTATATTTACTGTTCGCTTTCCAGAGAGTTGCTTCTTCCTGCCTACTGGCTCATAGGTTTGCACTCAGGACGTCCGGAGTAATTGTTGTTCAAAGGAATTCATAAAACAGAGTTTCTTTACTAGCACTATATGACCACACCTCATGGTGCACAGTAAGCAACTACATGCCCTAATGTTTTTGACGGCTGCCATATATGGGCAGGAACGCCACGTGCTTTAAAAATGTTCCTGATTGGACACTCAAAATGTCTGCAACAGATGGGGTTGGGGGAACTGTTGTTTTACTCTTCTTCCGCTCAAGATAAGCAAAGCAATTGGAGATGTCTCCATTAGATACATAAATCCATATTGAGATCCTACAACCATGCATGTTAATAATTCTGATTTCCTGTATTCTTTCTTTGGGCATGATTGTtctcctcctgcactgaaagccagaggagaggactttatttatttttaaattgcaaggAAATTCTCATGGATATCTCCAAAGACTTAATCCCATTGTCCCATCATGTGAGTATGATTTGCCCCACGTGGCAAGCTATTTCCAAGCTGGGTGGATCTTCCAGGAGAGACTGATTAGAGGAGATTGTGTCTCGTCTAAATGCCACTTCACCTCTTTCTGTTAAAGTACGTTCTGATACTTCTAAGTCTTTGAGGCTAAATTTCCTTTTGTATGAAATCATAGCTTTAATTTTGGCCTGTGACTTTTCAATCGCTAATGCAGGTATTTTATCTTTTTATAAACGTGACTCTCATTTCAGTTGGAACTTGAGAAACAGAAGGTCCAGGAGGAGCAGGAAAATGCACCTGAATTTGTTAAAGTCAAAGGCAACTTGAGGAGGACAGCCCAAGAATCGGCAGAAGCTCCAGACTCATAGAGGAAATACCTTCTAAGACTTTCAACattccagcagtggctgcagagaaaggctTCTGCAAGTTGTCTGACCCCTTTGCCCTGGAGAGGGAAGATATACGGCATCCAAGTGGTGTTTACCGAAGATGGGTTTTGAATTCCTGGAACCTGTGTGGATTAAAACTCTGCAACATAAACAGATCAAAATCGCCAAACACAGTACTGAGACCTGTTTTCAGGTCAGGATTATTGACATGTCTGAAGGGCTTAATGAGAGACTTAAATCAGGGACACTAGAGAAACCCTTTGAGTGTTGCACTGCTTGGTTTCTTCTGATCCCAGTTTAGTGGAGACATCAAGCTtatattctgcttttaaaaaaaaaaaaaaatctgtggtcATATTTTATGGAACTTTGCTGTGTAGGGAAGTTCTCACTTTCTGTCCCTTCAGTCTGTGtaaactccattttgaaaatgtggattCCTGCATTTAATTTTCCTGGGGGTTAAATGAGTGGTGTGTCCTGGTCATTGCTGGGCATCTGCACTGGCTGTTACCACTGGGCAAATTGGTGCACAGATATAGGAATGTTTAAAATTCCAGGACACTGAAAAAGCTAAAAAAGtttttaggaccaaattctgtcttTGGCAGTGCATGTAGAATTTGGCTCTTGAGAGCGCAAAAATTGGAATATTTCCTCCGCTGAGCAAAAATCAAAGGCtggtttcccctctctcctcaaACGTTTCCCttgctcctgccccgccccccccaataGAGCAATTACACCGTACAGGCCCACGTAGCTCCACTGATGTACCTTTGTCCTGTCAACTGTTAGTGGGAAATGATGCATCCTCTAGTTTTTATGTTCTGCTTGGTTTGCTGGCGCGGTCTTTCTCCTCTGAGACCTACAGATCTAAACTCGGTGTTAACAGATCAGTAGCATTAAACTCACAGGACTGACTGTGAGCATTTGAACTAGGGGCCCTGCTCAGAGCACcgtgaagacaatgggactgcTGTGCATGGATCAGCTACAGAATCAGGTTTGAATGAGACCAGACTAGCCCTCCAAGGCTACTGAA carries:
- the FAM107B gene encoding protein FAM107B isoform X2; this translates as MAEPDYIDEENPELIRPQKLINPVKSSRNHQDLHRELLMNQKRGLAPQNKPELQKVMEKRKRDQVIKQQKEEEAQKKKSDLEIELMKRQQKLEQLELEKQKVQEEQENAPEFVKVKGNLRRTAQESAEAPDS
- the FAM107B gene encoding protein FAM107B isoform X1, whose product is MFSCSINHEDRENLSEDTELKDPYLIPRNIMAEPDYIDEENPELIRPQKLINPVKSSRNHQDLHRELLMNQKRGLAPQNKPELQKVMEKRKRDQVIKQQKEEEAQKKKSDLEIELMKRQQKLEQLELEKQKVQEEQENAPEFVKVKGNLRRTAQESAEAPDS